A part of Papilio machaon chromosome 21, ilPapMach1.1, whole genome shotgun sequence genomic DNA contains:
- the LOC106714500 gene encoding zinc finger HIT domain-containing protein 2 produces MEESLGNKDERLCGICTTNRSKYCCPRCEIFYCSLDCYKSEKHLDCSESFYRDCVNEELSSYHAGDEAKRKMIDILKKVQNKDVDEEESETEESIDSDDDIEIDLHERIKDLDLNNADALWNALTEDEKNEFEAVVRGDVGSVLPQWKPWWMYNKEAKLVEEVSSSEVDEHLKKCPCLKSVPKFNTLTNVKPSPAISFNITNVLASYAFIMRYFNGEIDTIEAVTHILDVCQNLSSNTNFDELDTAVESVTQKCLQSELIETDEVSLEVMKHDTFLILKGPSADNNAYYCKAALSHLIDIFNQAKSQLKTSTKENVSKSEGTFSKKFPENMDYLPKLDVNKVKRNIKKLEFYLSFIVSNDNC; encoded by the exons ATGGAGGAGTCTTTGGGTAATAAAGACGAGAGGTTATGCGGAAT ATGTACAACAAACAGAAGTAAATATTGCTGCCCGCGATGTGAGATATTTTATTGCTCGCTCGATTGTTACAAGTCCGAGAAACATTTAGATTGCTCGGAGAGTTTTTATAGAGATTGTGTTAACGAAGAGCTCTCTTCATATCATGCGGGAGACGAAGCGAAGCGTAAAATGATCGATATTCTCAAAAAAGTTCAAAATAAAGACGTAGATGAAGAAGAAAGTGAGACTGAAGAAAGTATTGATTCCGACGATGATATAGAAATCGATTTGCACGAACGTATTAAAGATTTAGACCTTAATAATGCAGATGCATTATGGAATGCGCTCACAGaagatgaaaaaaatgaatttgagGCAGTGGTAAGAGGAGATGTGGGTTCCGTTTTACCACAATGGAAGCCGTGGTGGATGTACAATAAAGAAGCAAAACTTGTAGAAGAAGTTTCAAGCTCAGAAGTAGATGAGCATTTAAAGAAGTGTCCATGTCTCAAATCTGTGCCTAAATTCAACACATTAACT AATGTAAAACCATCACCAGCCATTTCATTTAACATCACAAATGTACTAGCATCATATGCATTTATAATGAGGTACTTCAACGGAGAGATTGATACTATAGAAGCTGTCACACACATACTGGATGTTTGTCAAAATCTCTCATCGAACACTAACTTTGATGAGTTGGATACTGCTGTAGAGTCAGTCACACAGAAATGTCTAcag AGTGAACTAATAGAGACTGATGAAGTTAGTCTAGAGGTTATGAAACAtgacacatttttaatattaaaaggacCGAGTGCAGATAACAATGCATACTATTGTAAAGCAGCTCTCTCCCATCTCATAGATATATTCAATCAAGCAAAATCACAATTAAAAACTTCcacaaaagaaaatgtatcAAAATCTGAAGGAACGTTTTCTAAAAAATTCCCCGAAAACATGGATTACTTACCAAAGTTAgatgtaaataaagttaagagaaatattaaaaagctcGAGTTCTATTTATCGTTTATTGTAAGCAatgataattgttaa